Sequence from the Pseudomonas frederiksbergensis genome:
GGCATCGCAGAACGACTTGGTGTAGTCGTAGATTTCCTGCTCGTTGGTCGGCCAGAACTGCGGTGGATAGGAGAGCAGGACGATATCTGCGCCGGCATTCTCGGCAAGCTTCACCGCCTCGATATTCTCGGCAAGCGTGCCAAAAGCCGCGTGGAAGAACAGGATCAGGTCTTTCCCCGACTCACGCGCCCAGGCGGTGAATTGAGCGTTTTCCTGGGCAGAGATCGCCAGTTCGCTGCACAGCAACGTGCTGCTGTAACCCAGTCCAACCGTATGCTCGATGTCGTGGCGTATGCCACGCTCATTGAGACGCTTCAGATCAGCACTGAAACTTGGGATGGTGACCGCCGAGCAGCCCACCAGGTTTTCCCGCGCCCAGGCACGGGCATCTGCTTTCTTGTATGTGGCCATGGTGATTTCCTTTGAAGAGTGAGGGGTTATTTCGAGACAGGGACAATGCTGGCGGGCAACTCGATGCCGAGGCCTTGTTGCCGGGCGCGCTCGTACAGCGCTTGGGCGATGACTACGTCCTGCAGCGCCGAGCCAACAGACTTGTAGAGAACGATGTCGCTTTCTTTCTGGCGCGGATTGACACGACCCGCGACCAAATCCGACAGCGCGACCAGTTTGTCGGCGACATAAACACCGGCGCTGATCGCAGCAATGGCGTCGCCGGTATCGTGAAGTACCTCTTGCGGCATATCCGCGACGATGCAGACGGCTCGCTCCATCGTGACCGGGTCAACCTCCCGTTGCTCAGGCAAGGTGGAACCCAACGACACAACCGTGGCTCCCGGGCAAAGCCAGGCGCCTTGCAGTACCGGAGATTCGTCACGACTGCGGGCGGCACAAATCACCACGTCGCAATCCTGCACAGCTTCTTGCGCGCTGTTCACCGCTTGGATATCCAGCCCTGGCCTGAAGCTCTCGGCAAAACGCTCGCGGCTGGCGGGCGTTGGGCTGAATACCCGGACATGCGCCACATCGCGCACGGACTTGAGGCAATCCAGTGCACCACGGGCCTCAAACCCCGAGCCAATCACCCCCACCCGCAGCGCACGCTTGGGCGCCAGTAAATCGACTGCCAGCGCAGCGGTTGCCGCGGTGCGCAAACCCGTCACCCGGTTGCCGTCGATCAGGGCACTGAGCGCCATGGTTTGCTGGTTGAACAATGCGATCAGGTAGCTGGCGCAGCGCGCCCGCATGGAAGCCGCGATCAACTTGCAGCCCATATGGCCGCCAGTTGGAGGTACAGCGGTCAAACTGCGCAGCCAGATACCGTCGCCCCGGGCCATGGAGCGAGGCGGCACCATGGCATCCGATGCAGGGTGCGCGTACGCCTCGGCGAGCGCGGCAACGGCGGTGCTCCAGTCGGCGAGCGAGGCCACATCGGCGTCGCTGAGAAAAAGCGTCGGGGCAATGACTTGGGACTTTTGGGCGTGATGCATAGCGCTAACCTCGCAATCGGGGATCAGTCGTTGATTGACTGACACCCTACGAGGCGCGCCCCCCGTCGAATACTGCTGGGGATGCAAAGCAGCTATCGCTTAAATCGATGGCATGGACAGATTGCAGATCAGCCGTCGCACTTCACGGGAAGCACGGGTCAAAGGGCGACGGGGCGACTCGACCAGCACGACAAAGCGCTCCAACACGGGCTCGATAATGCGCGATGAAATCAGTCGTTGATCCAGCGAGCCGGGCAGCACAGAGGCAATCGCATAGCCTCCGCCTGCCGCGACGACTTCGTACTGGAGCTGGACCGAGTCGGCTTCCACGGCCACGCACAGCTCCACGCCTTGCTCGGCAGCCAAATGATCGAGCCTGGCCCTCAGCAGATGCGGCCGCCCAGGCACGACCAATGGCAGCCCCGATAGATTTTCCAGCGCAATGTCTCGATTTTCGAACAGAGGATCGGCGGCGGGTCCTACCAGATGCAGCGGTAGCCTGGCCAACAGATGGGCTTGGCCGATGCTTGCCTCGCTCTCGCGCAGCACCAGCGCCATATCCAGACGACCATCGTGCAACTGCTCTTCGAGTTGAGCGCTCGCGCCCTCGATCAGGTGCAATCTCACCCCGGGCATCTGCGCGCGCACTGCAGAAAAGAGCGTCCCCGCAAACCGGCGCACCGCGGAAGGCAACATGCCCACGACTACCTCCCCCACCGGCTTTCCACGCAGGTTGCGAATGTCATCGGCAAGGCTTTCAGCGTTCGCCAGAAGATCCGATATACAGGGCAGCAACTGCTCGCCAAATTCGGTCAGCACCACCCCGCGCCCGGTGCGATGGAACAGGCGCTCGCCACATTGCGATTCGAGCAGGGCAATATTGCGACTCACCATGGACTGCGGCATGTCCAGCAGCACGGCTGCTTTGCTGAGACTGCCAGCCGCCACGACACGGACGAACAAGGTCCAGCGAGGATCGATGATGGTGAGCGCCGTGGCAGGCGGCTGCGTGGCCGTGTCCGGCACCGGGTAGCTCTGGTTATCCGTCATGTCATCAACTCTAGGCGGGCCTGGTCCAGGTACTCGCGACTGTCCTGAAGGTGCAGGCGCATCGCGGCACGCGCACACTCAGCGTCCTGATTGAATATCGCCTGGTAAATCTGTTCGTGCTCGCTTTGCATGCGCTGTTCGTAGTGCTGCGGCTCATCGTGAAACAGACGCGCGGAATCCAGTCGGCTGCGGGGGATGATGACCTCCCCCAGGTTGAGCAGCGTGTCGGGGATGTAGTGATTGCCGGTCGCCTGGGCAATGCCCAAATGGAACTGGAAATCCAGTGCGGCCCGATCATTGACGCTGACTGCAGGCAGGCCGAGCTGATCGAGCAGCACCCGCAACCCCGCCAACTGATCCGGGCTACATCGCTGGGCGGCGAGCCCGGCGGCTTCCACCTCAAGACCGATCCGAAACTCCATGATCGCCAGCGAGTCAGTGATGATGCCGAGGGTAGCCGGGTCGATGAAGGCCCCCAGCGACAGGGTGCTACCGCGCACAAACGTGCCGATGCCGTGGCGTGTCTCAACCATACCAGCGGCCTGTAGACGCGACATGGCCTCGCGCACCACGGTCCTGCTGACCCCATGCGCCAGCATGAGGGCCGACTCGGTGGGCAACTGTTCACCGCCACGCAGCCGTCCCTCGATAATGTGCTCCGACAGTAGCGCCTCAAGCCCCTGGGACAGGCTGCCACGCTTTTTCCCGCCGGCCGCCGACACGCTCATTCCTCGAAAATCGCGACGGCGCGGACGAAGCCGGCCGAAGCGTGCCTGATCTTGTAGGGAAAGCAGGACACCTGGAAACCATGGGCCGGCAAGCATTCCAGGTTGGCCAGTTTCTCCATCTGGCCGTAGCCGATGTCGCGTCCGGCCTTGTGCCCTTCCCAGATGATCGAGGCATCGCCCGTGGCGGCGAAGCGTTCGCGTGTGTACTTGAACGGCGCATCCCAGCTCCAGGCATCGGTGCCGACCACGCGCACGCCGCGCTCCAACAAGTACAACGTGGCCTCACGGCCGATGCCGACCCCGGCGTCCAGGTACCCTGGCTGGCCGAACAGCGCGCCGGCACGGGTGTTGACCAGGACAATGTCCAGCGGCCGTAGAACATGGCCAATACGTTCCAGCTCGGCTTGCACTTGGGCGGCGTTGACCACATGGCCATCCGGTAAATGACGAAAGTCCAGCTTCACGCCCGGTTGCAAGCACCAATCCAGCGGCAGCTCATCGATGCCGAAAGCCGGCTTGCCGCCGTCCGTGGTCGAGGCGTAGTGCCAAGGGGCGTCCATGTGCGTACCGCTGTGCGTGGTGATCTGCAGGCGCTCAGCCGCCCAGGACTCATCGCCAGGCAGTTGCGCCTTGGACAGGCCAGGAAACATCGCGGCCATTTCCGGCCAGCCTTGCTGATGGTCCATGTAGTCGATTTTCGGCAGCAATGGCGGCGGATCGGTGTAGGGATTGTTGTCCAGGGTGACGGACAGGTCCACGAGGCGGCGTTTAGTTGATTGCATTTTCGCTCACTCCAAGCCCCACCCGCCCACGCACACGGCGCGCCGGGGCAGCAGCTTTCAAACTGTTTCGTATCAAGGCGGCAGCCGAGCCGTCATGGCGAAAGCCAAGGGCACGGGCCTGAGGGGTTTTCATTGCTGGGAAGCTGCCGAACAACGCTTGCAGTCCAGCGTCCGGTGCGAAGCTGATCAGCCCGCGGCGTTCCTGCCCGTAGGCGGCGGCCAGGGCATCGATGACCTGAGCAATGGACAGGTGCAACAGCGGTAATTGCCAGACACGTGACTCGCCAAGCTCAACGGCGGGCAGTTCGGCGGCCCGCAGCAGGTTATCCACGCAACACCGCACGGACATCCACCACGCCTGCGCCTGCGGCGACACCGGGCAGCAATACGGCTCGCCTTCGGCAAAGGCATGCAGCAGATCGCTCATGAACGCCGAACGCAGCCCATTGGGTTCACTTGGACGGGCGACGATGCCGGGCAGGCGCACGGCACGGCCGTCCACCTCGCCCCGTCGGGCAAGGTCGTTGAGTGCCATTTCCACCATCGTCTTGTGCGTACCGTAGCTCAACTGCGGGCGCGGCACGGCACGTTCATCCATGCGGGCCGGCAGATCGCCGCCGTATACCGCCACGCTGCTGGCGTACACCAGCACCGGCCGACCAGGCTGTTCGCGCAGTTGGTCGAGCAATTCCAGGCTTGCCAGCAGGTTGACCTGATAACCCAGGGAATAATGCTGCTCGGCCGCGCCACCCGGGATGCTGACCAAGTGAAAGACCACATCGATGCCATCTGCCAGCGCTCGGCGCAATAAAGCGGCGTCGGTCACACTGCCGCAATGCCGGCGCATGCGCTTATCCTCAGCAAACCCCACCAACTCTTTATCCAACAGGATCAACGCGCTGATCGACCGGCCTTGTAACTCATTGGTTTCGAGCAATCGTTTCACCAGCGCCCGGCCAACAAAACCATTGGCCCCGGTAATCATCACGCGCATGAGAGGCCTCCGCGCACGATGCACTGGTCTATCGCCCCGAACACCGACTGCCCTTGCAGATCGAAGACCTCCATGCGCACGCGGTCGCCAAAGCGCATGAAGGACGTCCGTGGCGCACCGTGCTCGATCATCTCAACGGCACGACGTTCGGCGATGCAGGCAGCGCCCACAGTGGGCTCAGCATTGGAAACCGTGCCGGAACCGATCACGCAGCCGGCCCTGAGGCGCCGGGTCAGTGCTGCATGGGCGATCAACTGATGAAAGCCGAAATGCATGGCACCGCCCTGGGCATGACCAAACCACTGGCCGTTCCATTCAACCTTCAACGGCAAGTGCACACGCCCGTCGCGCCAGGCCTCACCCAACTCGTCGGGGGTGATTGCCACCGGGGCAAAACTTGACGAGGATTTGGCCTGGATAAACCCGAAGCCCGTCTTCATCTCTCGGGGGGCAAGTGCGCGCAAGCTGACGTCGTTGACTTGCACGATGAGCCGGATATGGCCGGCGGCCTCTTGCGCCGAGCAACCCATGGGAACCTCATCGACCACCACGGCGAATTCACCTTCGAAGTCGATGCCATGGGTTTCACTGGGCAGCACGATATCGTCGTGAGCCCCCAGAAAGTCATCGCCACAGCCCTGATACATCAGCGGCGTGTGTTCAACACCTTCGATCGGATCCAGCCCAAAAGCCTTCTGCATCCGCTCGCCATGACTGAGAAAAGACGAGGCGTCCAGCCACTGCCAGGCACGTGGCAAGGGTGCGGCGGCTTGTTGCGGATCAAAGGCAAAGGCCCCGGCCAGCGAGCCTTCGTTCAGGGCGTCATAGCGAGCGCGCAAAGCGGCTTCAACGCTCGGCCAATGCTCGATGGCCTCCTGCAGTGTCCCGGCGATGTCACTGGCCTCCACCGCCCAGGCCAGGTCGCGCGACACCACCAGTAGGCGACCGTCACGGCTGTGATCTTTCAGGGTGCTGAGCTTCATGCCAGTTCTCCTTGCAGCTCGGGGGCGAAGCGACCATCGAGCAGCACAAACAGCATGCGCGCCATCTGCTCGGTGCGATTGCTCCAGGCGTGGTTGGTGCCGCGCTGCACGACGATGTCACCGCGCTTGAGATGCACTTCCTCGCCATCGAGCACCAGCCACACCTCGCCCTCCGTGACAACGCCGTAATCAAGCGTTTCGGTGCGGTGCATCAGCTTGTGTTTGGAATCTGCCTGTCCCGTACCGGCATGGGCCTGGCCAATTTCGGCGAATGCCGCCGCAGCATCCTCGGCGCTGACCTGGTTCTGCACGCTGTCGGGCGGAATATCCACCACCCGGATCACACTGCCCAATGGTGCGGGGCTCAGTTGAAGCGGCTTGTTGGTGGGGTCGTTGCCGTTATCCAGCATGGCCGGGCTCGCGCCGCTGTTCCAAATCTCATGGAAGACCGTGCCGGGCACGGCCTTGAGCGGAAAGCTGTTGGGCGTTGGTCCGCTGAGCGCGACCACCGCCAAGCCTTGGGCATCGTGCCCGGTGACCACGCGTTTGAAACCAGGAAGCTGTTGCATGTTCGAGTCCTCAATCAGTTGGCGAAACGCGCCAGCGGGTAACGATGAATCCATGTAAAAACCTTAAAGATCCAGCACCAGCCGCGCGCTCTTCGCACGGGAGCAGCAAGGCGTGAACTGGTCGTTGCGGGCCCGCTCGGCATCGGTCAGGAACATGTCACGATGGTCCGGCTCGCCCTCCAGTACGCGCGTGAGGCAGGTGCCACAGATGCCCTGTTCGCAAGACAACGGGATGTCGATGCCGGCCTCCAGCAACACCTGGGCAACGCTGAGCGTGGCCGGCACTTGGAAACACTGTCCGGTGCTAGCCAGTTGCACCTCGAAACCGCCCGCCTCGCTGACCGGCGCAGCGGCGGCGGTAAAGTACTCGCGGTGCAGTTGCGCCTCGGCCCAGCCCTGCGCGCGCGCCGTGCCGAGCACATGCTCCATGAAGCCGTTGGGGCCACAGACGTACAGGTGACGATCACTGGCCTGCACGGACAGAACCCGAGCACTGTCGAGGCGCTGGGCATCCTCGCCGTCGTCCACATGAACGTGCACGCAATTGGCAAACGCCGAATGGCGGATGTACTCGATAAAGGCCATGCGCCCGGCCGAGCGACCGCAATAGTGCAGCTCGAAAGGCGCGCCGATCCGCGCAAGGCGTTCGGCCATGCAGAGGATCGGCGTGATGCCGATGCCGCCCGCGAACAGCACGCTGTACCCTGCCCCATGTTCCAGAGGGAACAGGTTGCATGGCTCGCTGATGCGCAGGCGACTACCTTCATGCACCTGCTCGTGCATGGCCTGCGAACCGCCGCGAGACGCCGGGTCGAGTAACACGCCCAACAGGTAGCGGTGGCGTTCTTCGGGGTGATTGCACAGCGAGTACTGGCGCACCAGGCCATTGGGCAGATACACGTCGATATGCGAGCCGGCGCTGAAGGCAGGCAGCATGGAATCGTCGACCGGGGCCAGTTCGAAACTGTAGATGCCTTCGGCTTCGCGACGCTTGCGGGTGACGACGACTTCAATCATCACTTGGCACCCGCAGGCTGCTCGGCAGCAATCATCCGATCGAGTACACGCCGCGCGCGGATGGCGCCTGCATCACCGATCAGCAGGACCGGTTTCAAGTCCCAGAACGAAGCATCGCCCATCATGCGCTGCTGGGCCTCGAGCATTGGCAAGTCTTCATCGGTAAAGGGCCGGTTGATCGCGGCCGCTTGTTCGTCAGCGAATCGCTCGGCGAATTCGCCCATTGCCTTGGGAAAACAGACTGAGAACCAATAGTGAGTCGTGGTCTCGGTCTCCGGGGTGAAGAGGTGCGGAATCGGTGTGGAAACGCCCTTATCCCTGGGGAGACCGGTCGCCACTGCGCCGGAAAACAGCAACATGTTCGCAGGCGCATCCCAACGCACATCGATCCAACGGTCCACTGGTGTGCCCTGAGGAATGTTCCAGGCGGTGTAGAGGAACTCCGGCATGATTTCCGCAACCGTCTGGCGATTGGACCAAACGGTGTTGCCCTCCTCTTGCACGCTGGTCAATGCACCCTTGACGCCATCGCCACCCAACGTAGACGGATGCAAGAACTCGATATGACTCAGGTCCATGATGTTGTCGGTTTCCAGCACGTAGTTGGCTTTCGCGTGCAGGTAGCGTTTGCCGACATACCAATGGTCTTCATCCATGCAATTGAAATCCGGAATCAGCGTCGCATCGGCCAAGTGTGGATCACCCATCCAGATCCACAGCAGGCTGTAGCGTTCGACCAGCGGGTAGGCCTTGACCTTTGCCGCCTTGGGAATTGCACCATCGCCGTGGGGGTTATGCACACAGGCGCCACTGCCATCGAATTCCAGGCCGTGGTACGGACAACGCACCGCATCGCCTTTGAGGATTCCCATGCCCAGGGGCGCGAAACGGTGAGGGCAGCGATCGGAAATGGCTTGGGCACTACCTTGGGTATCGCGGAAAAACACCACGGGTTCATTGAGCAGGGTTCGTTGGAACAGCTCCCCGGCCTTGACCTCGGTGCCCCAGGCGGCTGCGTACCAGGTGTTGCGTAAAAAGCTCATCGCGATTCCTCTTTTTCAAAGCTTGATGACGGGCTGGCGTGCGTCGTCGCACGCTCGGTTTCAATCAGCCGACGCAGGACACGTCGACAGCGCACGGCCCCTGCATCGACTGGCAACAGCACCGGGTTAAGGCCAAGCAGTTCAACCTCGCCAAGCTGGCGCTGTTGAGCCTCGACCATGGGTTTGTCCTCACCGGCAAAAATACCGATCAACATGTCCTGGACGAAGGCATTCAACTGCGCATTGTCCTGCTCGAAACTGCGCGTGTTGGCGAAGAAATAATGGGTGTTGGCCGCGTCCTGCGGCGTCATCAGATGCAGGTTCCAGGTCACGGGTCCCTCTTCCCTGGGGCGCCCTGGAGGCGTGGCGCCACTGCCCAGCAACATCAGACCGGGTGCGTGCCAGATGACTTCAGCCCAGACGTCTGCCCGGGTCGGGTCTTCAAGGTGAGCGCCGAACGCCGGCGGCGGCACATCGTCCGGCGCCCACCAACTGATGCGCACGCGATCGTTGGGCAATTCCTCGATGTCGGCGCGCGTGCGTGACAAGGCTCCGCCACCGAGCGTGTCCGGGTGCAGGAAATCAACGTGGCTCAGGTCCATGATGTTGTCGGACAGCAGTTCGTAGTGCGCGCGCGTCGGCAGATACCCATGCCCCTTGGCGTGGGTTGGCGCCTGGTCGAGGAAAGAGAAATCAGGAATCAAGGTGCCGCTGGCCAGGTGACGATCGCCTGGCCAGACCCAGATAGCCCCGTGGCGCTCAACCACCGCGAAGCCGCTAACACAGGCGGCCTTGGGGATGTTTCCTTCGCCATGGGGATTGTGCGTACATTGGCCGCTGCCATCGAAACGCAAGCCGTGGTACGGGCACTGAACGCTGTCACCGACAATCTTTCCCATGTGCAGCGGGGCAAAACGGTGCGGGCAACGATCAGCCAGCGCTTGGATCCGCCCCTGGCTGTCGCGAAAGAAGACCATGGGTTGTTCGACGATGGTCCTGCCAAGCATCGACCCTGGCGCCAGCTCGTCCGCCCACCCGGCGATGTACCAGGTGTTGAGCAAATAACTCATGTTGCTCTCCTCTTGTTCTTGTTTTCTTGAGACGTGAGATCAGCGATCAAGCTCTGCGGCTGCCGCAGCGGGAAAAGCCGACCCGCTGCCGCGCAACCGCATACAGGCCACAGCCACCACAAACTGAACACCCGCAACGATTCCCAACGCGGCGGGCAAGGCGCTGCTCAACCCACCGGTGATCGCCAGCACCACCAGCGGGCTGGCGAACTCACCGGCGAAGAACATCGCCGTGAAGCCGCCGGCGGCGCGGCCGCGCTGCTGGAAATCGACTTGGGCCATGATCCAGGTGAGCAGGGTCGGCATCATCAGGCCAATACCCAGGCCGTTGATCAGTACGGCGATCACCACCCAGCCATGGCTGTCGGCCACCGCCAACAACCCGCCGCCCATACCAGCGGCGACGAAAGCCAGGAGCATCTGCCGGTGTGCCGGCACGCCACTGAACAGACGGAAACTCAACGCGCCAATCAATACACCGAGCTGATTGGCGCCCATGGTCAAGCCGATCCGCTGCGACCCTTCGACATGCAGCAGGTTGAGCAAATAACCGACTTGTACCGGCACGATGAACAGGCTCAAGCCCGCCAGGAATGCCAGGACATACAACGGCGCCAAGGTGCGCCAGGGAAATGCCCTGCTTATCGCCTTCTTCTCGATGACCGCATGCCCACGCGGCTCCCACAGCAACCAGGCCATCAGCGGCAGCAACACCAGCCCCAACCCATACAACGCAAACGGTGTACGCCAGCCGTGTTCGCCGAGCACTCCCCCGACGGCAATGAAAATCGCCGCCGACAAGGAGGTCGCCACCATTTGCAGGGCGAACATGCGTTCGCGCCGCGCGCCGCTGTAGTAGTCGCCCATCATCGTGGTGCAGCAGGTCATGATCGCTGCCTCGGCCAGGCCGATGCCGGCGCGACTGACTACGATCGCCTGCAACGAATCCAGCCAGAGCGGCAGCACGCCACAGATGGTGTAGAGGCACATCGCACCGATCAGCAACGGCTTGCGCCCGAGTCGGTCGGCGATGATTCCGGCGAAGGGTGCAAACAGGGCAATCATTAGCGCCGGTAGCGTCAGGGCGATGGGAACCAGCACCGCGACGCCCTGGGTGTCAGCGAAGTGTTCCTGCATTTGCGGCAGGACGGGGGCCAGCAGCACAGCCCCCAGGACCGGCAAGCAACTGCCGAGCAACAGCAACAAGGACTGCGGCAACCGCGCCTGGCGTTCAACGTTCATCACGCACCTCCGGTGGTTGGGTCGCGCAGAACGCCACCCCGTAAGCGATCAGACCGGTTCGAAGCGCTAGCCAGAGATGCTGCTGGAATTGATACATGCGAGGCATGGGAACGTCCTTTCTTATTGTCATGACGCAATGGGTTGGGCGGCGGGCGTTGCGCGTTGGTCGTGGTCCGGGGTCTGCGAACCAAGGGCCCGCTGCACGCAATCGCCCTCCTCGACCAAGGCAGGCGTGAGCGGCACGCTTGTCGTCAGGCTGGGTTCCGCCGACGTCTGTTCCCGGCTGATCCGCTCGCTCGGCAACAGGAAGTGCGCCAGGGCCGGCAACAGGACCAGCGCACCGACCATGTTCCAGACGAACATGAACGCCAGCAGCACGCCCATGTCGGCCTGGAACTTGATCGGCGAAAACATCCAGGTGGCCACGCCGATCGCCAGGGTCACACCGGTCAGCATCACCACCTTGCCGGTGGACAGCAGCGCCCGGTAATACGCCTCCGACAGGCTGGTGCCCTGGCGCATATGGCCGAGCAGGATGCTCATCACGTACAGCGCATAGTCGACGCCGATGCCCACGCCGAGGGCGATCACCGGCAGGGTCGCGACC
This genomic interval carries:
- a CDS encoding cupin domain-containing protein; the protein is MQQLPGFKRVVTGHDAQGLAVVALSGPTPNSFPLKAVPGTVFHEIWNSGASPAMLDNGNDPTNKPLQLSPAPLGSVIRVVDIPPDSVQNQVSAEDAAAAFAEIGQAHAGTGQADSKHKLMHRTETLDYGVVTEGEVWLVLDGEEVHLKRGDIVVQRGTNHAWSNRTEQMARMLFVLLDGRFAPELQGELA
- a CDS encoding NAD-dependent epimerase/dehydratase family protein → MRVMITGANGFVGRALVKRLLETNELQGRSISALILLDKELVGFAEDKRMRRHCGSVTDAALLRRALADGIDVVFHLVSIPGGAAEQHYSLGYQVNLLASLELLDQLREQPGRPVLVYASSVAVYGGDLPARMDERAVPRPQLSYGTHKTMVEMALNDLARRGEVDGRAVRLPGIVARPSEPNGLRSAFMSDLLHAFAEGEPYCCPVSPQAQAWWMSVRCCVDNLLRAAELPAVELGESRVWQLPLLHLSIAQVIDALAAAYGQERRGLISFAPDAGLQALFGSFPAMKTPQARALGFRHDGSAAALIRNSLKAAAPARRVRGRVGLGVSENAIN
- a CDS encoding MFS transporter translates to MNVERQARLPQSLLLLLGSCLPVLGAVLLAPVLPQMQEHFADTQGVAVLVPIALTLPALMIALFAPFAGIIADRLGRKPLLIGAMCLYTICGVLPLWLDSLQAIVVSRAGIGLAEAAIMTCCTTMMGDYYSGARRERMFALQMVATSLSAAIFIAVGGVLGEHGWRTPFALYGLGLVLLPLMAWLLWEPRGHAVIEKKAISRAFPWRTLAPLYVLAFLAGLSLFIVPVQVGYLLNLLHVEGSQRIGLTMGANQLGVLIGALSFRLFSGVPAHRQMLLAFVAAGMGGGLLAVADSHGWVVIAVLINGLGIGLMMPTLLTWIMAQVDFQQRGRAAGGFTAMFFAGEFASPLVVLAITGGLSSALPAALGIVAGVQFVVAVACMRLRGSGSAFPAAAAAELDR
- a CDS encoding PDR/VanB family oxidoreductase gives rise to the protein MIEVVVTRKRREAEGIYSFELAPVDDSMLPAFSAGSHIDVYLPNGLVRQYSLCNHPEERHRYLLGVLLDPASRGGSQAMHEQVHEGSRLRISEPCNLFPLEHGAGYSVLFAGGIGITPILCMAERLARIGAPFELHYCGRSAGRMAFIEYIRHSAFANCVHVHVDDGEDAQRLDSARVLSVQASDRHLYVCGPNGFMEHVLGTARAQGWAEAQLHREYFTAAAAPVSEAGGFEVQLASTGQCFQVPATLSVAQVLLEAGIDIPLSCEQGICGTCLTRVLEGEPDHRDMFLTDAERARNDQFTPCCSRAKSARLVLDL
- a CDS encoding aromatic ring-hydroxylating dioxygenase subunit alpha encodes the protein MSYLLNTWYIAGWADELAPGSMLGRTIVEQPMVFFRDSQGRIQALADRCPHRFAPLHMGKIVGDSVQCPYHGLRFDGSGQCTHNPHGEGNIPKAACVSGFAVVERHGAIWVWPGDRHLASGTLIPDFSFLDQAPTHAKGHGYLPTRAHYELLSDNIMDLSHVDFLHPDTLGGGALSRTRADIEELPNDRVRISWWAPDDVPPPAFGAHLEDPTRADVWAEVIWHAPGLMLLGSGATPPGRPREEGPVTWNLHLMTPQDAANTHYFFANTRSFEQDNAQLNAFVQDMLIGIFAGEDKPMVEAQQRQLGEVELLGLNPVLLPVDAGAVRCRRVLRRLIETERATTHASPSSSFEKEESR
- a CDS encoding aromatic ring-hydroxylating dioxygenase subunit alpha — its product is MSFLRNTWYAAAWGTEVKAGELFQRTLLNEPVVFFRDTQGSAQAISDRCPHRFAPLGMGILKGDAVRCPYHGLEFDGSGACVHNPHGDGAIPKAAKVKAYPLVERYSLLWIWMGDPHLADATLIPDFNCMDEDHWYVGKRYLHAKANYVLETDNIMDLSHIEFLHPSTLGGDGVKGALTSVQEEGNTVWSNRQTVAEIMPEFLYTAWNIPQGTPVDRWIDVRWDAPANMLLFSGAVATGLPRDKGVSTPIPHLFTPETETTTHYWFSVCFPKAMGEFAERFADEQAAAINRPFTDEDLPMLEAQQRMMGDASFWDLKPVLLIGDAGAIRARRVLDRMIAAEQPAGAK
- a CDS encoding fumarylacetoacetate hydrolase family protein, with translation MKLSTLKDHSRDGRLLVVSRDLAWAVEASDIAGTLQEAIEHWPSVEAALRARYDALNEGSLAGAFAFDPQQAAAPLPRAWQWLDASSFLSHGERMQKAFGLDPIEGVEHTPLMYQGCGDDFLGAHDDIVLPSETHGIDFEGEFAVVVDEVPMGCSAQEAAGHIRLIVQVNDVSLRALAPREMKTGFGFIQAKSSSSFAPVAITPDELGEAWRDGRVHLPLKVEWNGQWFGHAQGGAMHFGFHQLIAHAALTRRLRAGCVIGSGTVSNAEPTVGAACIAERRAVEMIEHGAPRTSFMRFGDRVRMEVFDLQGQSVFGAIDQCIVRGGLSCA
- a CDS encoding FadR/GntR family transcriptional regulator, whose product is MSVSAAGGKKRGSLSQGLEALLSEHIIEGRLRGGEQLPTESALMLAHGVSRTVVREAMSRLQAAGMVETRHGIGTFVRGSTLSLGAFIDPATLGIITDSLAIMEFRIGLEVEAAGLAAQRCSPDQLAGLRVLLDQLGLPAVSVNDRAALDFQFHLGIAQATGNHYIPDTLLNLGEVIIPRSRLDSARLFHDEPQHYEQRMQSEHEQIYQAIFNQDAECARAAMRLHLQDSREYLDQARLELMT
- a CDS encoding cyclase family protein; this encodes MQSTKRRLVDLSVTLDNNPYTDPPPLLPKIDYMDHQQGWPEMAAMFPGLSKAQLPGDESWAAERLQITTHSGTHMDAPWHYASTTDGGKPAFGIDELPLDWCLQPGVKLDFRHLPDGHVVNAAQVQAELERIGHVLRPLDIVLVNTRAGALFGQPGYLDAGVGIGREATLYLLERGVRVVGTDAWSWDAPFKYTRERFAATGDASIIWEGHKAGRDIGYGQMEKLANLECLPAHGFQVSCFPYKIRHASAGFVRAVAIFEE
- a CDS encoding LysR family transcriptional regulator, whose amino-acid sequence is MTDNQSYPVPDTATQPPATALTIIDPRWTLFVRVVAAGSLSKAAVLLDMPQSMVSRNIALLESQCGERLFHRTGRGVVLTEFGEQLLPCISDLLANAESLADDIRNLRGKPVGEVVVGMLPSAVRRFAGTLFSAVRAQMPGVRLHLIEGASAQLEEQLHDGRLDMALVLRESEASIGQAHLLARLPLHLVGPAADPLFENRDIALENLSGLPLVVPGRPHLLRARLDHLAAEQGVELCVAVEADSVQLQYEVVAAGGGYAIASVLPGSLDQRLISSRIIEPVLERFVVLVESPRRPLTRASREVRRLICNLSMPSI
- a CDS encoding ornithine cyclodeaminase family protein, which encodes MHHAQKSQVIAPTLFLSDADVASLADWSTAVAALAEAYAHPASDAMVPPRSMARGDGIWLRSLTAVPPTGGHMGCKLIAASMRARCASYLIALFNQQTMALSALIDGNRVTGLRTAATAALAVDLLAPKRALRVGVIGSGFEARGALDCLKSVRDVAHVRVFSPTPASRERFAESFRPGLDIQAVNSAQEAVQDCDVVICAARSRDESPVLQGAWLCPGATVVSLGSTLPEQREVDPVTMERAVCIVADMPQEVLHDTGDAIAAISAGVYVADKLVALSDLVAGRVNPRQKESDIVLYKSVGSALQDVVIAQALYERARQQGLGIELPASIVPVSK